CCAGTTGGGCGCGGTGCGCGCGCCTCGGCCAGCATCGTCGCACTCGACGGCCTCGATCTCGATGTGCGCGAAGGCGAAATGTTCGGGCTGCTCGGGCCCAATGGCGCCGGCAAGACCACGACGATCGGCATTCTGACCACGCGCGTGCGCGCGACGTCCGGCGAGGCCTTCGTTGCCGGGCGCAATGTGTCCACGCACGACACCGCCGTGCGCCATCTCATTGGCGTTGTGCCGCAGCGCCCAAATCCGGACCGCAGTCTCAATGTCATCGAGAACCTCGTCTTTCACGGCGCATACTTTGGCATCGGCACCGCTGAGTCCACGCGCCGCGCGATGGCGTTGCTTGAGAAGTTTGAGATTGCGGAGAAGGCCACGGCCAAAGTCGACGATCTCTCGGGCGGCCAGCAGCAACGCCTGATGATCGCACGCGCGCTCTTGCACGAGCCCGAGGTGATGTTTCTCGACGAGCCCACCGTCGGACTCGACCCGCAAGCTCGCCATGCACTCTGGGATGTGTTGCGCGCGCTGCACCGTGAAGGCCGCACCATCGTGATGACCACGCACTACATGCAGGAAGCGGACGCCCTCTGTGACCGCATCGCGATTGTTGATCGCGGCAAACTCCTTGCCTGCGACACGCCCGCGGCACTGACCGCGCGGGCGCCGGGCGCCACGCTCGTGGATCTCACCGTCGAGGGCGATCTCGCCGCGGCCGCCGCGCGCTGTCGGCTCGTGGATGGCATTTCTGCGGTCGATGTGGTGGGCTCCGATCTGCGCGCGCAAAGTCTTCGGGGCGGGGAATCACTTCCCGCGCTCATTCGCGCCGTGGAGGACGCGGGGTCGCGCGTGCAGAACATCAATCTCGCCAAGCCCAGCCTCGAAACACTCTTCATCTCTCTCACTGGGCGGAAACTCGATTGACCGCCGTTGCCACGGAACGCGACGTTCCCACCTCCTACGTATTTTTTGCGATGCTGCGCCGCGACATTCGCGTGGCGCGTCGCGAACTGCCGTTCTTCCTCGTCCGCACGGCGATGCAGCCGTTGCTCCTCATGATCGTCTTTGGCTACCTCATGCCAAAACTCGGCGTCATGCAAAAAGGGTATACGGCCACGCTCCTCCCAGGTGTGCTCGCGCTCTCCCTCGCACTGTCGTCGGTGCAGAGCGTCGCCTTGCCGATGGTCACGCAGTTCGGCTTCTCAAAGGAGATTGA
This region of Gemmatimonadota bacterium genomic DNA includes:
- a CDS encoding ABC transporter ATP-binding protein; protein product: MIETRALTKVYAAPSPRKTPVGTTGSTARAPVGRGARASASIVALDGLDLDVREGEMFGLLGPNGAGKTTTIGILTTRVRATSGEAFVAGRNVSTHDTAVRHLIGVVPQRPNPDRSLNVIENLVFHGAYFGIGTAESTRRAMALLEKFEIAEKATAKVDDLSGGQQQRLMIARALLHEPEVMFLDEPTVGLDPQARHALWDVLRALHREGRTIVMTTHYMQEADALCDRIAIVDRGKLLACDTPAALTARAPGATLVDLTVEGDLAAAAARCRLVDGISAVDVVGSDLRAQSLRGGESLPALIRAVEDAGSRVQNINLAKPSLETLFISLTGRKLD